From Bradyrhizobium symbiodeficiens, the proteins below share one genomic window:
- a CDS encoding DUF2171 domain-containing protein, with protein MSEIREHMKIIGKDGAHVGTVDRVEGNRIKLTRKDSPEGHKDHHHYIDTKYVGAVEGDVVKLSMNADAVPKTEAA; from the coding sequence ATGTCTGAGATCAGAGAGCACATGAAAATCATCGGCAAGGACGGCGCACATGTCGGCACAGTCGACCGCGTCGAGGGCAACCGCATCAAGCTGACGCGGAAGGACAGCCCGGAAGGTCACAAGGACCATCATCATTACATCGACACGAAATATGTCGGCGCCGTCGAAGGCGATGTCGTCAAGCTTTCAATGAATGCCGATGCGGTCCCGAAGACGGAAGCCGCCTGA
- a CDS encoding alpha-2-macroglobulin family protein, with amino-acid sequence MIGLVRAVTICATLALGLGAAHAADKAFKRDDLADSAIKLEAQIKSEAGPVAKTNATLKTDADAAFRRNDYRTGLSVLGQIAATTPEDAGNWLRLAKVIFQISPKNSSEQTFLLERASTAAYIAYLRAGNPGEEADALAVLGKSLSERKLWRPALDSLRLSLDMREVADVRGQYEKMRDEHGFRLLDYTVDSDSASPRACFQFSEELAKRTDFAPYLALAGQDKPALSAEGKQLCVDGLKHGERYNINLRAGLPSTVKEGLPKSAEFNVYVRDRKPFVRFTSRAYVLPRTGQRGIPVVSVNTPAVNINVFRIGDRNLINTVVDSDFQKTLSKYQLSDLGDERGVKVWTGELATAMTLNQDVTTAFPVDQALGELQPGVYVMTAAAKGPGSDDDYQLATQWFIVSDLGVAAYSGNDGIHVFVNSLASTDPVGKAEVRLVARNNEILATRKTDDSGHVLFEAGLARGEGGLSPAMLTVTGEKADYAFLSLKSSAFDLSDRGVSGRAVPAGADAFVYAERGVYRSSETVYLTALLRDGQGNAVSGGPLTMVIERPDGVEYRRAVLADQGAGGRTLSVPLNSAVPTGTWRARAFTDPKGSSVGETTFMVEDYVPDRIEFDLSAKDKLIKANAPVELKADGHFLYGAPASGLQLEGDMLVAPAAERPGFAGYQFGVADEETTSNERTPLENLPEADANGVATFPVTLDKQPASTRPQEAQIFVRMVETGGRAVERKIVLPVAPSAAQIGVKPLFGAKNVAEGDKAEFDVLFVSPEGEKLHRDGLRYELLKMESRYQWYRQNNYWEYEPVKSTSRVADGDVTIAADKPARISFNPQPGRYRLDVKSNDADGPVTSVQFDVGWYSDGSADTPDLLETSIDKPQYSSGDTMTVSVNVRSAGKLTINVLGDRLLTTQTIDVKEGTAQVRLPVGKDWGTGAYVVATLRRPLDAAAQRMPGRAIGLKWFGIDKQTRTLQVKLSPLALIRPNAALKIPVKLDGLNPGEDAKIVIAAVDVGILNLTNYKPPAPDDYYLGQRRLSAEIRDLYGQLIDGMSGTRGQIKSGGDAGAAELQGSPPTQKPLALYSGIVTVGADGTAEVSFDIPEFAGTARVMAVAWTATKLGRANTDVVIRDPVVLTTTLPRFLLNGDHGTVNLEIDNVEGQAGDYVINVKTGGPVKMTGNPATTVKLAAKQRNSFALAIDATAAGQATLDVDIKGPNGLTLARHYAFDIKAATQVLARRSIRTLAKGESLTLTSDMFSDLVPGTGTVSVSASLSTALDAATILKALDRYPYGCSEQITSRAMPLLYVNDLAAGAHLAMDTEVDQRIRDAIERLLARQGSNGSFGLWSAGGDDAWLDAYVTDFLTRAREKGFVVPDVLFKNALDRVRNSVVNGNEPEKDGGRDLAYGLYVLARNGAAPIGDLRYLADTKLNNLATPIAKSQLAAALALVGDRNRAERVYGAALDSLAPKPVLEFGRTDYGSQLRDAAALVSLASEGNAPKATLTQAVSRVETARGLTPYTSTQENAWLVLAARALAKENLSMDVDGQPVKTALYRSYKAATLEGKPLKITNTGDAPVQAVISVSGSPVTPEPAASNGFKIERNYFTLDGKPADISKVKQNQRFAVVLKITEAKPEYGHIMVSDYLPAGLEIDNPRLVSSGDSGTLDWIEDGEEPEDTEFRDDRFTAAVDRAADSKSVFTVAYIVRVVSPGKYVLPQAYVEDMYNPSRYGRTGTGTVEVRAAK; translated from the coding sequence ATGATCGGTCTTGTTCGCGCCGTCACAATCTGCGCCACGCTGGCACTCGGCCTCGGCGCAGCGCATGCCGCCGACAAGGCGTTCAAGCGGGACGACCTCGCCGATTCCGCGATCAAGCTCGAGGCCCAGATCAAGAGCGAGGCGGGGCCCGTCGCCAAGACCAACGCGACGCTCAAGACGGACGCCGACGCCGCCTTCCGGCGCAACGATTATCGTACCGGCCTGTCGGTCCTCGGTCAGATCGCGGCGACCACGCCCGAGGACGCCGGCAATTGGCTGCGGCTCGCCAAGGTCATCTTCCAGATATCGCCGAAGAACTCGAGCGAGCAGACCTTCCTGCTGGAGCGCGCCTCGACCGCGGCCTACATCGCCTATCTGCGCGCCGGCAATCCGGGCGAGGAGGCCGACGCGCTCGCGGTGCTCGGCAAGTCGCTGTCGGAGCGCAAGCTGTGGCGGCCGGCGCTGGATTCACTGCGGCTGTCGCTCGACATGCGCGAGGTCGCCGACGTCCGCGGCCAATATGAGAAGATGCGCGACGAGCACGGCTTCCGGCTGCTCGACTATACCGTGGACTCGGACTCGGCGAGCCCGCGCGCCTGCTTCCAGTTCTCCGAGGAGTTGGCCAAGCGCACCGACTTCGCGCCGTACCTGGCGTTGGCGGGGCAGGACAAGCCGGCGCTCTCGGCCGAAGGCAAGCAGCTCTGCGTCGACGGGCTGAAGCATGGCGAGCGCTACAACATCAATCTGCGCGCCGGCCTGCCGTCCACGGTGAAGGAGGGGCTGCCGAAATCGGCCGAGTTCAACGTCTATGTACGCGACCGCAAGCCGTTCGTGCGCTTCACCAGCCGGGCCTATGTGCTGCCCCGAACCGGCCAGCGCGGCATTCCCGTGGTCAGCGTCAACACGCCCGCGGTCAATATCAACGTCTTCCGGATCGGTGACCGCAATCTGATCAACACGGTGGTCGATAGCGATTTCCAGAAGACGCTGTCGAAATACCAGCTCTCCGATCTCGGCGACGAGCGCGGCGTGAAGGTCTGGACCGGCGAGCTCGCCACCGCGATGACGCTGAACCAGGACGTCACCACGGCATTCCCGGTCGACCAGGCGCTCGGCGAGCTCCAGCCCGGCGTCTACGTGATGACGGCCGCCGCCAAGGGCCCGGGCTCGGACGACGATTATCAGCTCGCCACGCAATGGTTCATCGTCTCCGATCTCGGCGTCGCCGCCTATTCCGGCAATGACGGCATCCACGTGTTCGTCAACTCGCTGGCCTCGACCGATCCGGTCGGCAAGGCCGAGGTGCGGCTGGTTGCCCGCAACAACGAGATCCTGGCGACCCGCAAGACCGACGACAGCGGCCATGTGCTGTTCGAGGCGGGCCTTGCGCGCGGCGAGGGCGGCTTGTCGCCGGCGATGCTGACGGTCACCGGCGAGAAGGCGGATTATGCCTTCCTCAGCCTGAAATCCTCTGCCTTCGATCTGTCCGATCGCGGCGTCTCCGGCCGCGCGGTGCCCGCAGGCGCCGATGCCTTTGTCTATGCCGAGCGCGGCGTCTACCGCTCCAGCGAGACCGTCTATCTCACCGCGCTGTTGCGCGACGGGCAGGGCAATGCCGTCAGCGGCGGGCCGCTGACGATGGTGATCGAGCGTCCCGACGGCGTCGAATACCGACGCGCCGTGCTCGCCGACCAGGGCGCGGGCGGCCGTACGCTGTCAGTGCCGCTCAATTCGGCGGTGCCGACCGGGACGTGGCGGGCGCGTGCCTTCACCGATCCGAAGGGCTCCTCGGTCGGCGAGACCACCTTCATGGTCGAGGACTACGTTCCTGATCGGATCGAATTCGACTTGTCCGCCAAGGACAAGCTGATCAAAGCTAACGCTCCAGTGGAGCTTAAGGCGGACGGCCATTTCCTCTATGGCGCGCCGGCCTCGGGCCTGCAGCTCGAAGGCGATATGCTGGTCGCGCCCGCGGCCGAGCGGCCGGGCTTTGCCGGCTATCAGTTCGGCGTTGCCGACGAGGAAACCACCTCGAACGAACGTACGCCGCTGGAGAACCTGCCCGAGGCCGACGCCAATGGCGTTGCGACCTTCCCGGTGACGCTGGACAAGCAGCCGGCCTCGACCCGTCCGCAGGAGGCGCAGATCTTCGTGCGCATGGTCGAGACCGGCGGCCGCGCCGTCGAGCGCAAGATCGTGCTGCCGGTGGCGCCCAGTGCGGCGCAGATCGGCGTCAAGCCGCTGTTCGGCGCTAAGAACGTCGCCGAGGGCGACAAGGCCGAGTTCGACGTTCTGTTCGTCTCGCCCGAGGGCGAGAAACTGCACCGCGACGGCCTGCGCTACGAACTCCTGAAGATGGAGTCGCGCTACCAATGGTATCGCCAGAACAATTACTGGGAGTACGAGCCGGTCAAGTCGACCTCGCGCGTCGCCGACGGTGACGTGACCATTGCGGCCGACAAGCCGGCGCGGATTTCGTTCAACCCCCAACCCGGCCGCTACCGCCTCGACGTGAAGTCGAACGATGCCGATGGCCCGGTGACTTCGGTGCAGTTCGACGTCGGCTGGTATTCCGACGGCAGCGCCGACACGCCGGACCTGCTGGAGACCTCGATCGACAAGCCGCAATATTCCTCCGGCGACACCATGACCGTGTCGGTCAATGTCCGCAGCGCCGGCAAGCTCACCATAAATGTGCTCGGCGACCGCCTGCTGACGACCCAGACTATCGACGTCAAGGAAGGCACCGCCCAGGTGAGGCTCCCGGTCGGCAAGGACTGGGGCACGGGCGCTTACGTGGTGGCGACGCTGCGCCGTCCGCTCGACGCGGCGGCCCAGCGCATGCCGGGCCGGGCGATCGGCCTGAAATGGTTCGGCATCGACAAGCAGACCCGCACCTTGCAGGTGAAGCTGTCGCCGCTGGCGCTGATCCGGCCGAACGCGGCGTTGAAGATCCCGGTCAAGCTCGACGGGCTCAATCCGGGCGAGGACGCCAAGATCGTCATCGCTGCGGTCGATGTCGGCATCCTCAACCTCACCAATTACAAGCCGCCGGCGCCGGACGATTATTATCTCGGCCAGCGCCGTCTGAGCGCCGAGATCCGCGATCTCTATGGGCAGCTGATCGACGGCATGTCGGGCACGCGCGGCCAGATCAAGTCCGGCGGTGACGCCGGTGCGGCGGAGCTGCAGGGCTCGCCGCCCACACAAAAGCCGCTCGCGCTCTATTCGGGCATCGTGACGGTCGGCGCTGACGGCACAGCGGAAGTCAGCTTCGACATTCCGGAGTTCGCCGGCACCGCGCGCGTGATGGCAGTGGCGTGGACCGCGACCAAGCTTGGCCGTGCCAACACCGATGTCGTGATCCGCGACCCCGTGGTGCTGACCACGACCCTGCCGCGCTTCCTGCTCAATGGCGATCACGGCACGGTCAATCTCGAGATCGACAATGTCGAGGGCCAGGCCGGCGACTACGTCATCAACGTGAAGACCGGTGGCCCGGTGAAGATGACCGGCAACCCCGCGACCACGGTCAAGCTCGCCGCCAAGCAGCGCAACTCCTTCGCGCTCGCGATCGACGCGACCGCGGCGGGGCAGGCGACGCTCGACGTCGACATCAAGGGGCCGAACGGCCTGACGCTGGCGCGCCATTACGCGTTCGACATCAAGGCGGCGACGCAGGTGCTGGCGCGGCGCTCGATCCGGACGCTGGCGAAGGGCGAGAGCCTGACGCTGACCTCGGACATGTTCTCCGACCTTGTGCCGGGCACCGGCACCGTCTCGGTCTCGGCCAGCCTGTCGACCGCGCTCGACGCCGCGACGATCCTCAAAGCGCTCGATCGCTATCCCTATGGCTGCTCGGAGCAGATCACGAGCCGCGCCATGCCGCTGCTCTATGTCAACGACCTCGCGGCCGGTGCCCACCTGGCCATGGACACCGAAGTCGATCAGCGCATCCGCGATGCGATCGAGCGGCTGTTGGCCCGTCAGGGTTCGAACGGCTCGTTCGGCCTCTGGTCGGCCGGTGGCGACGATGCCTGGCTCGATGCCTACGTGACGGACTTCCTGACCCGTGCCCGCGAAAAGGGCTTTGTGGTGCCGGACGTGCTGTTCAAGAACGCGCTCGACCGTGTCAGAAACTCCGTCGTCAACGGCAACGAGCCGGAGAAGGACGGCGGGCGCGATCTCGCTTACGGCCTCTACGTGCTCGCCCGCAACGGCGCGGCGCCGATCGGCGATCTTCGCTATCTCGCCGACACCAAGCTGAACAACCTCGCGACCCCGATCGCGAAGTCGCAGCTCGCGGCGGCGCTCGCTCTTGTCGGCGACCGCAACCGCGCCGAGCGGGTCTATGGTGCCGCGCTCGACAGCCTCGCGCCAAAGCCCGTCCTGGAGTTCGGCCGCACCGACTACGGCTCGCAGCTTCGCGATGCCGCGGCTCTGGTGTCGCTGGCCAGCGAAGGCAACGCGCCGAAGGCGACGCTGACGCAGGCGGTGTCCCGGGTCGAGACCGCGCGCGGGCTTACGCCTTACACCTCCACGCAGGAGAATGCGTGGCTGGTGCTGGCGGCGCGCGCGCTGGCCAAGGAGAACCTGTCCATGGACGTGGACGGCCAGCCGGTCAAGACCGCGCTCTACCGCAGCTACAAGGCTGCGACGCTGGAGGGCAAGCCGCTGAAGATCACCAACACCGGCGACGCGCCCGTGCAGGCGGTGATCTCGGTGTCGGGCTCGCCGGTGACGCCGGAGCCGGCAGCGTCCAACGGTTTCAAGATCGAGCGCAATTACTTCACGCTCGACGGCAAGCCGGCCGACATCAGCAAGGTCAAGCAGAACCAGCGCTTTGCGGTGGTGCTGAAGATCACCGAGGCCAAGCCCGAGTACGGCCACATCATGGTGTCCGACTATCTGCCGGCGGGCCTCGAGATCGACAACCCGAGGCTGGTGTCGTCGGGCGACAGCGGCACGCTGGACTGGATCGAGGACGGCGAGGAGCCTGAGGACACCGAGTTCCGCGACGACCGCTTCACCGCCGCGGTCGATCGCGCCGCGGACTCCAAGTCGGTCTTCACCGTCGCCTATATCGTGCGCGTGGTGTCTCCCGGCAAATACGTGCTGCCCCAGGCCTATGTCGAGGACATGTACAATCCCTCGCGCTACGGTCGGACGGGCACGGGGACGGTCGAGGTGCGGGCGGCGAAGTGA
- the pbpC gene encoding penicillin-binding protein 1C: MDGRDKPGRDGHRGRIALRLLSATALTFIIAICTFVGWVYSLGPLPLDEARHVSTTIVDRNGKLLRAYAMPDGRWRLPVDAKSNVDPTYLKLLFAYEDQRFYAHNGLDPLALGRAVLQLATRGHIVSGGSTISMQLARLMEPRRHRSLYAKLRQMVRAVEIERSMSKDQILDLYLALAPYGGNLEGIRAASIGYLGKEPKRLSLAEAALLVALPQSPERRRLDRHPEAARKARDRVLDRMVEEHVVSADDARQAKAVPVPKLRKPMPILAPHASDTALSTVKDTAVIKLTLDANLQKMLEPLARDRAIALGPNISVGIIVVDNESGDVLARVGSADYFDESRAGQVDMTRAIRSPGSTLKPFIYGLAFEDGFVHPESLIDDRPVRFGSYAPENFDMTFQGTVPVRKALQLSLNVPAIVLLDRVGSSRLASRLRQAGGNLVLPKDEAPGLAMGLGGVGVTLQDLAQLYTGFARLGTSKPLREVMADKDDREPLRLLDQVAAWQVGNVLLGTPPPENAAHNRIAFKTGTSYGYRDAWSVGFDGRMTIGVWVGRPDGAPVPGLIGRVAAAPILFDAFARTGKTLTALPKPPRGTLVASNAKLPLPLKRFRPVGELVRTGREQALHIQFPLNGSRIDVDRSGGQESAAMPVKVAGGVLPMTVMVNGTALGEIDGRRQRLIDPPGPGFARLTVIDATGAADTVVIRIQ, encoded by the coding sequence GTGGATGGCCGGGACAAGCCCGGCCGCGACGGGCACAGAGGGCGGATCGCTCTTCGCCTTCTCTCGGCAACTGCTCTCACCTTCATCATCGCCATTTGCACCTTCGTCGGCTGGGTTTACTCCCTCGGACCTCTCCCGCTCGACGAAGCCCGGCACGTCTCCACCACCATCGTCGACCGCAACGGCAAGCTGCTGCGCGCCTATGCGATGCCGGACGGTCGCTGGCGGTTGCCGGTCGATGCCAAATCCAACGTCGATCCGACCTATCTGAAACTGCTGTTCGCCTATGAGGACCAGCGCTTCTACGCGCATAACGGTCTCGACCCGCTGGCGCTCGGGCGTGCCGTCCTGCAGCTCGCGACACGCGGCCACATCGTGTCGGGCGGCTCGACCATCAGCATGCAGCTGGCGCGGCTGATGGAGCCGCGGCGGCACCGCTCGCTCTACGCCAAGCTGCGGCAGATGGTTCGTGCGGTCGAGATCGAGCGCAGCATGAGCAAGGACCAGATTCTCGATCTCTATCTTGCGCTGGCGCCCTACGGCGGCAATCTCGAAGGCATCCGCGCCGCCTCGATCGGCTATCTTGGCAAGGAGCCGAAGCGGCTGTCGCTGGCCGAGGCCGCGCTGCTGGTCGCGCTGCCGCAATCGCCGGAGAGGCGCCGCCTCGACCGCCATCCCGAGGCCGCACGCAAGGCGCGCGACCGCGTGCTCGACCGCATGGTCGAGGAGCATGTGGTCAGCGCGGACGACGCCAGGCAGGCCAAGGCCGTGCCCGTGCCGAAGCTGCGCAAGCCGATGCCGATCCTGGCGCCTCATGCCTCCGACACCGCGCTGTCGACGGTCAAGGACACGGCGGTCATCAAGCTGACGCTGGATGCGAACCTGCAGAAGATGCTGGAGCCGCTGGCCCGCGATCGCGCGATTGCGCTCGGTCCGAACATTTCGGTCGGCATCATCGTGGTCGACAATGAGAGCGGCGACGTGCTGGCGCGTGTCGGGTCGGCCGATTATTTCGACGAGAGCCGGGCAGGGCAGGTCGACATGACCCGCGCGATCCGCTCGCCGGGCTCGACGCTGAAGCCCTTCATCTACGGGCTCGCCTTCGAGGACGGCTTCGTTCATCCGGAGAGCCTGATCGACGACCGGCCGGTCCGCTTCGGCTCCTACGCGCCCGAGAATTTCGACATGACCTTCCAGGGTACGGTGCCGGTGAGGAAGGCGCTGCAACTCTCGCTGAACGTGCCCGCAATCGTGCTGCTCGATCGCGTCGGCTCCAGCCGGCTGGCCTCGCGGCTGCGGCAGGCCGGCGGCAATCTGGTTCTGCCCAAGGACGAAGCGCCGGGGCTCGCCATGGGGCTCGGCGGCGTCGGCGTGACGCTGCAGGATCTCGCCCAGCTCTACACCGGCTTCGCCCGGCTCGGCACCTCCAAGCCGTTGCGCGAGGTGATGGCGGACAAGGACGACCGGGAGCCGCTTCGGTTGCTGGATCAGGTCGCGGCCTGGCAGGTCGGCAACGTGTTGCTGGGGACGCCGCCACCGGAGAATGCCGCACACAACCGCATCGCCTTCAAGACCGGCACCTCCTACGGCTATCGTGACGCCTGGTCGGTCGGGTTCGACGGCCGGATGACCATCGGCGTCTGGGTCGGCCGTCCGGACGGCGCGCCGGTTCCGGGCCTGATCGGCCGCGTCGCCGCCGCACCGATCCTGTTCGACGCCTTCGCCCGCACCGGCAAGACGTTAACCGCGTTGCCGAAGCCGCCAAGGGGAACCCTGGTTGCCAGCAATGCCAAGCTGCCGTTGCCACTGAAACGGTTCCGGCCGGTGGGAGAGCTGGTGCGAACGGGCCGCGAGCAGGCGCTGCACATCCAGTTTCCGCTGAACGGCTCGCGGATCGATGTCGATCGCTCCGGGGGGCAGGAGAGCGCCGCGATGCCGGTCAAGGTCGCCGGTGGGGTGCTGCCCATGACCGTCATGGTTAACGGTACGGCGCTCGGCGAGATCGACGGCCGCCGCCAACGCCTGATCGATCCACCCGGTCCCGGCTTTGCGCGGCTCACCGTGATCGATGCCACGGGCGCCGCGGACACAGTCGTCATTCGAATTCAATGA
- a CDS encoding ArnT family glycosyltransferase, which produces MAETYPTPRFGAPREPKSSANPGSRLVSMLDVVTASHTRAVAFLLVCALLLFLPGFFTIPPVDRDEARFAQATKQMVESGDYVDIRFQEDVRYKKPVGIYWLQSAAVEIASALKLPKAELRIWVYRIPSLIGAIGAVLMTYWAALGFVTRRAAVLAALMMCASVLLGVEARLAKTDAMLLLCVVAAMGAMARAYLSWQRAEDETHPPWSWPAIFWTALAVGILIKGPLILMFAGLTIVALAIQDRDSSWLWKLRPVWGLMWMLVLVLPWFIAIFWRAGDAFFADSVGGDMLSKIGAQESHGAPPGLYLALFWITFWPGAPLAAMAAPAVWRARREPGAQFLLAWLIPSWIVFEAVLTKLPHYVLPLYPAIAILTAGAVERRVLSRSWLMRGSAWWFAIPAAASITAVVGAVMLTRQPAFVAWPFIAAALIFGLFAWWLYDNNRAERSLLNALVAALMLAVVVYGIVLPSLTPLFPSIEIARALRNVTCVGPKAAAAGYHEPSLVFLTGTQTVLTDGSGAADFLRQGSCRFALIEQRSERNFVQRAEAIGLRYKVGTRIDGYNFSQGRAISISIFRSEGTE; this is translated from the coding sequence ATGGCCGAGACCTATCCTACCCCCCGTTTTGGAGCGCCCCGCGAGCCGAAATCGTCCGCGAATCCGGGCAGCCGGCTCGTGAGCATGCTCGACGTCGTCACGGCCAGCCATACCCGCGCCGTTGCCTTCCTGCTGGTGTGCGCACTGCTGTTGTTCCTGCCGGGCTTCTTCACGATCCCGCCGGTCGATCGCGACGAGGCGAGGTTCGCCCAGGCCACCAAGCAGATGGTCGAGAGCGGCGACTATGTCGACATCCGCTTCCAGGAGGACGTCCGCTACAAGAAGCCGGTCGGCATTTACTGGCTGCAATCGGCGGCGGTTGAGATCGCCTCGGCGTTGAAGCTGCCCAAGGCCGAATTGCGGATCTGGGTCTACCGGATTCCGTCGCTGATCGGCGCGATCGGCGCCGTGCTCATGACCTATTGGGCCGCGCTCGGCTTCGTCACGCGCCGCGCCGCGGTGCTGGCGGCGCTGATGATGTGCGCCTCGGTGCTGCTCGGCGTCGAGGCTCGGCTCGCCAAGACCGACGCGATGCTGCTGCTCTGCGTGGTCGCCGCGATGGGCGCGATGGCGCGCGCCTATCTGTCGTGGCAGCGCGCCGAGGACGAGACTCATCCACCCTGGAGTTGGCCCGCGATCTTCTGGACCGCGCTGGCGGTGGGCATCCTGATCAAGGGCCCGCTGATCCTGATGTTCGCAGGCCTGACCATCGTCGCGCTGGCGATCCAGGACCGGGATTCCTCCTGGCTGTGGAAGCTGCGTCCGGTCTGGGGTCTGATGTGGATGCTGGTGCTGGTGCTGCCCTGGTTCATCGCGATCTTCTGGCGCGCGGGCGATGCCTTCTTTGCGGACTCCGTCGGCGGCGACATGCTCAGCAAGATCGGCGCCCAGGAATCCCACGGCGCGCCGCCCGGATTGTACCTCGCGCTGTTCTGGATCACGTTCTGGCCGGGCGCGCCGCTGGCGGCGATGGCGGCGCCCGCGGTGTGGCGGGCCCGGCGTGAGCCCGGCGCGCAGTTCCTGCTGGCCTGGCTGATCCCGTCCTGGATCGTGTTCGAGGCGGTCCTGACCAAGCTGCCGCATTACGTGCTGCCGCTCTATCCGGCGATCGCCATCCTCACCGCCGGCGCCGTGGAGCGACGCGTGCTGTCGCGCTCCTGGCTGATGCGCGGTTCGGCCTGGTGGTTCGCGATCCCCGCGGCCGCCTCGATCACCGCGGTGGTGGGTGCGGTGATGCTGACGCGGCAGCCGGCTTTCGTGGCCTGGCCGTTCATCGCGGCGGCGCTGATCTTCGGCCTGTTCGCCTGGTGGCTCTACGACAACAACCGCGCCGAGCGCTCGCTGCTCAATGCGCTGGTCGCGGCCCTGATGCTGGCGGTTGTGGTGTACGGCATCGTGCTGCCGTCGCTGACGCCGCTGTTTCCGAGCATCGAAATCGCGCGGGCGCTGCGCAACGTCACCTGCGTCGGACCGAAGGCTGCTGCTGCCGGCTATCACGAGCCGAGCCTGGTGTTCCTGACGGGTACCCAGACCGTGCTCACGGACGGCTCGGGCGCGGCGGATTTCCTGCGGCAGGGCAGCTGCCGCTTCGCGCTGATCGAGCAGCGTTCGGAGCGGAACTTCGTTCAGCGTGCCGAGGCGATCGGGCTGCGCTACAAGGTCGGCACCCGCATCGACGGCTACAATTTCTCGCAGGGACGCGCGATCTCGATCTCGATCTTCCGCTCGGAAGGCACCGAATAG
- a CDS encoding phosphatase PAP2 family protein — MPTLTSPDLGSGYPAQLLTVSGRALAQLVRTPSHSRRAEAARKLARHSLWLSAAGAALVIALMVAFDQTEIQLMPARGTPSLWPIRILTDFGKDEYVLSALGAALVIVALFAAGLRDTRRTLLLGLGTRLQYLFLSVALSALVGEVLKYVIGRGRPFVGGTANPFNFVPFEGTGAHASLPSGHAIAAFALAFAVSALWPRLRVFMFTYAIVILLTRLVLLAHHPSDVVAGALVGMVGAMAVRYWFAARRLGFAIRADGTIVPLAGPVSTRLKRVAHGASAP; from the coding sequence ATGCCGACCCTGACCAGCCCCGATCTGGGTTCGGGCTATCCCGCGCAGTTGCTTACCGTGTCGGGCCGCGCGCTGGCGCAGCTGGTTCGCACGCCCTCGCATTCACGCCGCGCAGAGGCCGCGCGAAAACTGGCGCGGCATTCGCTGTGGCTCAGCGCGGCGGGCGCAGCACTGGTCATTGCGCTGATGGTCGCGTTCGACCAGACCGAGATCCAGCTGATGCCGGCGCGCGGCACGCCGAGCCTGTGGCCGATCCGCATCCTCACCGATTTCGGCAAGGACGAGTATGTGCTGTCGGCGCTGGGGGCGGCATTGGTGATCGTGGCGCTTTTTGCGGCTGGGCTTCGCGATACGCGCCGTACGCTGCTGCTCGGACTCGGCACCCGCTTGCAGTACCTGTTTCTATCGGTGGCTCTGTCGGCGCTCGTCGGCGAGGTCCTGAAATACGTCATCGGCCGGGGGCGTCCATTCGTCGGTGGAACAGCCAACCCCTTCAATTTCGTCCCGTTCGAGGGAACGGGGGCTCATGCCAGCCTGCCGTCGGGGCATGCGATCGCGGCGTTCGCCCTGGCATTTGCGGTCTCCGCACTCTGGCCGCGGCTGCGCGTGTTCATGTTCACTTACGCAATCGTGATCCTGCTGACCAGGCTGGTGCTGCTGGCGCACCACCCGAGCGACGTCGTGGCCGGCGCGCTGGTCGGCATGGTCGGCGCCATGGCGGTCCGCTACTGGTTCGCGGCCCGGCGGCTGGGCTTTGCCATCCGCGCCGACGGCACCATCGTGCCGCTTGCGGGGCCGGTCTCGACCCGCCTCAAAAGGGTTGCCCACGGGGCATCCGCCCCATAA
- a CDS encoding glycosyltransferase family 2 protein — protein MPTTSSELSTPQPSVSIVVPVRNEADNIAPLIAEIGAALDGRWAYEIIYINDGSTDATGERLAAIMAQRDNLRQLRHARSGGQSAAVRSGVRAARGAIVATLDGDGQNNPAFLPDLISAVEKGAGRVGLAAGQRVGRKDTGFKKFQSRVANGVRNSILKDGTRDTGCGLKAFRREVFLMMPYFDGLHRFLPALVRREGYDIAYVDVIDRPRHSGVSNYGFFDRLWIGIMDLAGVWWLIRRKKPTPEVTEVNA, from the coding sequence ATGCCAACCACGAGCTCTGAATTGTCGACGCCCCAGCCTTCGGTTTCCATCGTCGTTCCCGTGCGCAACGAAGCCGACAACATCGCGCCGCTGATCGCGGAGATCGGCGCGGCGCTCGATGGCCGCTGGGCCTATGAGATCATCTACATCAACGATGGCTCGACCGATGCGACCGGCGAACGCCTCGCAGCAATCATGGCGCAGCGAGACAATCTGCGTCAGCTTCGCCATGCCAGATCAGGCGGCCAATCCGCGGCGGTGCGCAGCGGCGTGCGCGCGGCGCGCGGCGCGATCGTGGCGACGCTCGATGGCGACGGTCAGAACAATCCGGCCTTCCTGCCCGACCTGATTTCGGCGGTCGAGAAGGGGGCAGGGCGCGTCGGCCTCGCCGCGGGGCAGCGCGTCGGGCGCAAGGATACCGGCTTCAAGAAATTCCAGTCGCGCGTCGCCAACGGCGTCCGCAACTCCATCCTGAAGGACGGCACGCGGGATACCGGCTGCGGGCTGAAGGCATTCCGCCGCGAGGTCTTCCTGATGATGCCCTATTTCGACGGGCTGCATCGGTTCCTGCCGGCGCTGGTCCGGCGCGAAGGCTACGACATCGCCTATGTCGACGTGATCGACCGGCCGCGCCATTCGGGCGTGTCGAATTACGGCTTCTTCGACCGGCTGTGGATCGGCATCATGGATCTTGCCGGGGTGTGGTGGCTGATCCGCCGCAAGAAGCCGACCCCGGAAGTGACTGAGGTGAACGCATGA